Within the Plesiomonas shigelloides genome, the region TGGCTGGCAAATGCGCTGAAAGTGGCGTAGCCATAAGGCACGCTGTAGAGCAGGGTATAGCTGCGATTATAGCGTTCGGTATCATCGGTTAGCGTGGTGGCCGCGCTCATATTCAGGCTGTCTGACAGGCCGAGGGGGCTGTCCAACGCAGCGCTCAGGCGAGTTTGCCAACGGCCGGTACTCTTTTGGCCTTCGTTGTCGGTGCTGGCGGTTAGGTGCCAGCGTTTGTCGGGGGTATTCAGCAAATGGATCACCGAGCCACCAGGGGTGCGTCCTGGCAGGATATCGGCTTGCACGTGGTTCGCTGCGAGTCGGTTGGCTTGATCCAGCGCTTGATCCAGATCGTGGATATTCAGCGGCTGCCCCGTTTTCCCCGGTAGCAAGGTGGCGCTGTTGACCAGTGTGCTATCGCCTTCAATTGCCTCCAGATGCCCTTCAATCACCTGCAAGGTGAGGGCGCCTTTTGCATCTACTGGCAGCAAAATCACGCGCGCAGCGATGTAACCGCGTTGCAAGTAAGCCTCGGTGAGTTGGCGGATCAACGCATTGAGCGCTGCGGTAGTGATGCACTGCGGCGATACTTGTGGCAAAGCGTGAAGGCTCTGTTTATCCAGTAACGTTACGCCGCGCAAATAGACGGCGGATAGCGGCAGGCACTGTTCTGATTCGGGCAGCACGGCGGCGGGCGCGGATAGCGGCGCACTGCTGCCTTGTTCTAACTGGCGATAGCGCTGCTCTTCCAACCAGCGATTGAGCTGGCGGCTGCTGTCTTGAATCGCTTGCCGCGGCACATCCGCGCCCAGTAGCCCTTGCGCATGTAATCCTTGGCAGAATAATCCGCTACTGACTAACAGTGTGGCTGCGACAAAATACCGGCATGCTGTCATGAATTACATCCTGTTTTCGGCGGCAAATGAGAATAAGAGTTATTTATTTGTCACTTTTCGTCATAACGTCGTGTTTTTAGGTTTTATTAAACTGTTTTGTATGACTTTTAATGAGTTAAGCAAAATGTATGCCTAAATATGAATATACCGAAGAAGAAGGGAAGGTGGCGGTGGTAGATAACCTGTTGATCGCAGTCTACCTTTTACGGTGATGGCCTATACGGGAATAATCTTTGCGCTAATGGCTGTATGCGGTGAAAACGGGCATGCATAAAAAGAATCAGAAATGGGCGACAGGAATATTAGGGAAGAGATCAAGCGGGAAAAGAGAATGCACGCTTACTTGTACTTACTTGCGCGTACGGAAAAGAAAAGGGCCGCGTTAGCGCAGCCCTTTGTTATCAGTCATACAGCATGTCGATACTGAGCGATTTTATCTCAACCAACCACGTGGGGCTGCGCAGAGATTAGTGGCATACACCGTTAGATAAACAGCTTAGCGACTGCTTCTGGCTCCAGCTCATCACCTTCCAGATCGGCATTCCAGTTCAGACCCAGCAGAACGCCATCTTCGGTCAGGGTCAGCAGCCATTCGTTCATGAACAGGTTCAGAGGGATCGGCGTTGGCACGAAATCTGCCCACTCTTCATCGCAATGGACACGGGCATCCGCCTCGTTAGACCAAAACGGCATCACTTCGCCGTCTTCAAACTGGGTCGACTCCATTGACAGCCAGTCCACTTCATCCTGACACAGGCCCCAGACCACGCCGGTCTGCTGGGTTTCAGCGGCAAACAGGGCCAGATTGGCCTGCAGATCATTTCCTAATTGGCTCATGGCGTCACTCTCTCTTAAACGCGCGTGTTAACGCGGAACATATTGTGTCGCATGGTATCAGAAAATCGGTCACTCCGTCTGCCGCTTTGCAGCGTGTGATAACGGGTTGCCTGCGTTTATTGCTGCGCAGTTTTGCTGGCCGCCGTTTCTGGCGCAGAAGGCGCGGCGGAAGGTTCACTGATTTGGTATAGGCGGTGTTCGGCGCAGGTTTCTTCGCAGTCACATACTCGCTCAATACCGGCTTGGCTTAAGCCCCCGCAGCTCCCCTGTATCTGGCGTTTGGTCAGCAGCTGACCAATCATCATCAGTAAAATCATAATGCCGAAGATCCCGAAGGCGATTAGATAAATCATGATGTTTTCTCCTCAGCGACCAAAACGCGTCATGCCAATTTTCGGCTGTGCACGCTTGGCATGACCACAACAACCACTATCACTATGCGCTTCACCTTTTGCAGCATGGCAACAAGCTTGCTGTGGGTGAGCAGCATGGCTGTGGTTATTGTTATGGTTATGGTTATGACAAGCACCACCGCTGCAGTGACCGCCGTGCGATTTTGACGTACGCTGATTCGCTCCAACACTCCCTTGTTCCGCCGAAGTCAGCTCGGTGAGCTCGGCATTTAGCAGAGCTTCTGGCATGGCGCGGCGATTGGCTTGATAGACGCGTAGACCCGCCGCGAGCAGCTTACCCAGCATTTTCTGGCCGATGCGGCGCACCACCACACGGTTTACCCCTTGCTGTTTTAATTGTAGCAGCACCGCGTGGTTACGCTGGCAATGCCCTTCATCACTCAGGGGTGGCAATGCCAAATCGGATAGATGTTCGCCCTGTGGGCTATACAGCGCAAAGCGCAGCGCGCGGGCAAAGTGTCCGCTTAAACTGCCGTCATTCAGCAGCGGGATCGCAGTGATCGTCATCGGGAATTCTCTCCAGTTGTAAGCCTTGTCCGTGCACCAGACAAGCGGCGACCTTGCGCCGGGCTTCTTTCACCAAATTGGCAAAAGTCTGTCTGGACACGCCCATCAGGGCGGCCGCCTGGATTTGTTGCAGGCCCATCAGATCAGCCAAACGCAGAGCTTCGAACTCGTCGGCTTTTAATTGCTGTAAGGTCAGCTGACTGGCCGGAATACCGTTGGGTTTAAACAAGGTAAACGGAGCATGGGAACAGATACAGCGCGGTTTTTTGGGTCTGACCATAAAGAAGGCGGCTCCTGATATATCACGGTGTCATTATGCGATCATTATTAGCATATGCCAATAACTTGATTGGAACTATTGTGATCTGGCTATGTGGTCTGGCGTATAGTGACGAGGTTTTATTCTTGGGCAAGAACTCCGCCACCGCAATCACGGTATAACAAGCGCCACCCCTAACAGAATAAGATCAAGAGCGGAAGCCAGAGCGCAAAGTACCACAAAAGCACAGCACCATAGAGGGATAAAAAAAGCGGTTACCGTTTGGGAAGACCGGTAACCGCTAAAGGAAAGAAGAAAGAAAAGAACGAGCCAACCGGTCGCTAGCGACCGGTTTTGGTTAGAGGTTGAGTGATAATAATTACTGCCAGCCGTAACGGCGCACAAACCAGCCTTTGACTAACTGAGTCAGGCACATATAGCCGCTGAGGATCAGCAGCAGCCACGGGAAGTAACTGAGCGGCAGCGCCTCAAGCTGCAAGTGAGGGGCTAGCGGCGAGTAGATCAGCCCAATCCCCACACTCACCACTACCAACGTCATCGCCAGCAGAGGCCACGAGGCGCGGCTTTGCAAAAACGGGATCTTACGGGTACGGATCATGTGCACAATCAAGGTCTGCGACAGCAACCCTTCCACAAACCAGCCGGACTGGAATAGGGTCTGACTATCGATACTGTTAGCTTGGAACACATACCACATCAGACAGTAAGTCAGAATGTCAAAGACCGAACTGATGGGGCCAAAAAACACCATGAAACGTCCCAAATCACCGGCATTCCAACGTTGTGGCTTTTGCAGTTGCTCGTCATCCACATTATCAAATGGGATCGCCACCTGTGAGATGTCATACATCAGGTTTTGGATCAGCAAATGAATCGGCAGCATCGGTAAAAAGGGCAAAAATGCACTGGCGATCAATACACTGAAAACGTTACCGAAGTTGGAGCTGGCGGTCATTTTGATGTACTTGAGCATATTGGCGAAGGTCTTACGCCCCTCCAGAACGCCTTGCTCCAGCACCATCAGGCTTTTTTCCAGCAAGATGATATCGGCAGCTTCCTTGGCGATATCCACCGCCGAGTCAACGGAGATGCCAATATCGGCAGCGCGCAGGGCGGGCGCGTCATTGATACCATCGCCCATAAAACCGACGATATGCTGCTGCGCCCGCAGCGATTGCACGATGCGCTCTTTATGCAGCGGCGTCAGCTTAGCGAACACTTGCGTCTGACGTGCTGCTTGCTCAAGCGCAGCATCATCCATTGCCTCAATCTCTTCGCCCAGCAAGATGTTCTGCACATCCAGCCCGACATCGCGACACACTTTTGCGGCCACGCGTGGGTTATCGCCGGTCAGGATTTTGACCGTGATCCCGCTGGCTTGTAGCGCCGCCAAGGCTGGCGCAGTGGTCTCTTTCGGTGGGTCTAAAAAGGCAATGTAGCCTTCTAAAATCAGCTCATACTCATCGTCAACGCTGTATTGGCTGCGTGTCGACGGCAAGGTTTTGCTGGCCACAGCCACCACGCGTAAACCTTGCTGATTGAGATCATCCGTGTGGCGACGAATTAGCGCCAGTCGGTTTTCATCCAGCGCAATCACTTCGCCTTCCACACGGGTATAGCAGCACAGGCTGAGCATCTCTTCCAGTGCGCCTTTGCAGATCAAAAGATGCGTTTGCGCCGTTGTCGCCAAAACCACCGACATCCGCCGCCGGACAAAATCAAACGGGATCTCATCCACTTTATGAAGCCCCGGTAGGGTAAAGTGCAGACCTTGCTCGGCGACACGTTCTTGTACGGCTACATCGAGCAGGTTTTTCAGCCCAGTCTGGTAATGGCTGTTCAACCAAGCATAGCGCAGTACCTGCTCACAAGGCTGTCCGGTGATATCGGTGTGGCGCTCCAGAACGATTTTATCTTGCGTCAAGGTGCCGGTTTTATCGGTGCACAGAATATCCATCGCCCCGAAGTTTTGGATGGCATCGAGGCGTTTGACGATCACCTTTTGCCGCGACAAGCGCACCGCGCCTTTAGCCAGCGTTGAGGTGACTATCATCGGTAACATTTCGGGCGTCAGCCCCACGGCGACCGAGAGCGCGAACAGGGCGGCTTCCCACCAGTCCCCTTTGGTAAAGCCATTGAGCAGCAGCACAATCGGCGTCATCACCAGCATGAAGCGAATTAGCAACCAACTGACTTTGCTGATCCCAGTTTGAAATGCATTCGGCGTGTCGTCTTGGCGAATAACACGTTCGGCCAGCGAGCCAAAGTAAGTCTGTTGGCCGGTCGCAATCACCATGGCAATGGCCGTACCGCTTACCACATTGGTTCCCATAAAACACAGGTTGGGTTGTTGCAGCGGGTCGCGCTCTGCGCTATCGAGTTGATCGGCGT harbors:
- a CDS encoding ShlB/FhaC/HecB family hemolysin secretion/activation protein gives rise to the protein MTACRYFVAATLLVSSGLFCQGLHAQGLLGADVPRQAIQDSSRQLNRWLEEQRYRQLEQGSSAPLSAPAAVLPESEQCLPLSAVYLRGVTLLDKQSLHALPQVSPQCITTAALNALIRQLTEAYLQRGYIAARVILLPVDAKGALTLQVIEGHLEAIEGDSTLVNSATLLPGKTGQPLNIHDLDQALDQANRLAANHVQADILPGRTPGGSVIHLLNTPDKRWHLTASTDNEGQKSTGRWQTRLSAALDSPLGLSDSLNMSAATTLTDDTERYNRSYTLLYSVPYGYATFSAFASHSDYLNTQPLQIYSVQLSGHTDQAGLRADYVVARDQRSINTLSVQLTRKQSRNYFADALLGISSPTLSVLSLSAARMQILDRGLVSLSASVDQGTPWLGADAPPPSGLSGLPDSHFTKFTVNADLYRYFQPAGLNLQWHSQLAAQYSADPLPGIEWFTVSDTYAVRGFSSSNVAADSGAFWRNDLTYRRPLLGGELRLLTGADIGQTLRGATHNPTYYAGGLTVGSDYQYQAVQAGIRVSRGRMWSAGRHTTEPLRVLARFSVSF
- a CDS encoding DUF2750 domain-containing protein, giving the protein MSQLGNDLQANLALFAAETQQTGVVWGLCQDEVDWLSMESTQFEDGEVMPFWSNEADARVHCDEEWADFVPTPIPLNLFMNEWLLTLTEDGVLLGLNWNADLEGDELEPEAVAKLFI
- the nqrM gene encoding (Na+)-NQR maturation NqrM, with protein sequence MIYLIAFGIFGIMILLMMIGQLLTKRQIQGSCGGLSQAGIERVCDCEETCAEHRLYQISEPSAAPSAPETAASKTAQQ
- a CDS encoding NifB/NifX family molybdenum-iron cluster-binding protein, which translates into the protein MTITAIPLLNDGSLSGHFARALRFALYSPQGEHLSDLALPPLSDEGHCQRNHAVLLQLKQQGVNRVVVRRIGQKMLGKLLAAGLRVYQANRRAMPEALLNAELTELTSAEQGSVGANQRTSKSHGGHCSGGACHNHNHNNNHSHAAHPQQACCHAAKGEAHSDSGCCGHAKRAQPKIGMTRFGR
- a CDS encoding DUF134 domain-containing protein encodes the protein MVRPKKPRCICSHAPFTLFKPNGIPASQLTLQQLKADEFEALRLADLMGLQQIQAAALMGVSRQTFANLVKEARRKVAACLVHGQGLQLERIPDDDHCDPAAE
- the mgtA gene encoding magnesium-translocating P-type ATPase; the encoded protein is MQFTRISQQLFALLTRSLPRRLFQRDQLPTKGPATGSAPIPSGLSAFYLQQAARSETDLYRHFTSHPEGLNEKEVEAARAQYGENSVDAQQAPSQWRHLWHCYRNPFNLLLTVLALISYATEDLQAAIVIGLMVLISTFMHFIQESRSNRAADKLKAMVSNTATVRRSHVRTGETRQFELPISELVPGDILTLSAGDMIPADVRLLSAKDLFVSQAALTGESLPVEKHADQLDSAERDPLQQPNLCFMGTNVVSGTAIAMVIATGQQTYFGSLAERVIRQDDTPNAFQTGISKVSWLLIRFMLVMTPIVLLLNGFTKGDWWEAALFALSVAVGLTPEMLPMIVTSTLAKGAVRLSRQKVIVKRLDAIQNFGAMDILCTDKTGTLTQDKIVLERHTDITGQPCEQVLRYAWLNSHYQTGLKNLLDVAVQERVAEQGLHFTLPGLHKVDEIPFDFVRRRMSVVLATTAQTHLLICKGALEEMLSLCCYTRVEGEVIALDENRLALIRRHTDDLNQQGLRVVAVASKTLPSTRSQYSVDDEYELILEGYIAFLDPPKETTAPALAALQASGITVKILTGDNPRVAAKVCRDVGLDVQNILLGEEIEAMDDAALEQAARQTQVFAKLTPLHKERIVQSLRAQQHIVGFMGDGINDAPALRAADIGISVDSAVDIAKEAADIILLEKSLMVLEQGVLEGRKTFANMLKYIKMTASSNFGNVFSVLIASAFLPFLPMLPIHLLIQNLMYDISQVAIPFDNVDDEQLQKPQRWNAGDLGRFMVFFGPISSVFDILTYCLMWYVFQANSIDSQTLFQSGWFVEGLLSQTLIVHMIRTRKIPFLQSRASWPLLAMTLVVVSVGIGLIYSPLAPHLQLEALPLSYFPWLLLILSGYMCLTQLVKGWFVRRYGWQ